The genomic segment CCATACCCCGATGGCTGAAAACATGGATACCCTCCGTGACCAAGGCAGCACAGACATCGTCCTGGGTAGATAAAGGATTGCTTCCGGCAGCGTACACCCGCGCTCCCAGACGGTGAAAAGTGCGGAGAAGACAGGCTGTCTTCGCCTCAAGATGAAGACAGGCAGCCAGACGAACCCCTGCCAAAGGCTGCTCGTCTCGGTATCTTTCCTCAAGAGACGACAGGACCGGCATGTACTGCCAAGCCCAACGAAGTTTTTCCTGTCCCTTAGGGGCTAGCTTCATATCCGCGATAAAAAAGTCCTTCATCGTATACTTCCTCCTTCAGGCAACTACACATTGCCCGTAATGCAAGTGGCAATTGAGTCTTCATAGGGTGGGCGCAAGACACCCGCTTCGGTCACTATAGCGGTTATGTTCCCCGCTGGTGTCACATCAAAACCGGGATTCCACACCGAAACCGACGAAGGGAGCATGGAGTGCCCCCATGGACGGCGTATCTCCTCCCCTGACCGTTCCTCGATCGGGATAGTCTCTCCCGAGGGTAAAGACAAATCCATGGTACTCAGAGGAGCCGCTACGTAAAAAGGCACTTCGTGGGCTTTGGCGACCAGGGAAAGAGAGTAGGTCCCGATCTTGTTGGCTGTATCGCCGTTGGCAGCGATACGGTCGGCTCCGACGATCACGGCGTGAATCTCCCGGGTCCTCATGAGCCAGGCCGCCATCCCATCGGTTATCACCGTCACATCGAACCCATCCTCCATCAACTCCCACGCAGTCAGCCCCCCCTGAAACCTGGGTCTGGTCTCGTCGGCATAGATCGTGATATTCTTTCCCGCCTCGGCACAGGATCGGAGAACACCCAAGGCTGTGCCCCAGCCAGCGGTGGCGATGGCTCCGGCGTTACAATGAGTGATCACGGTTGCTCCATCGGAAATCAGGGACTCGCCATGCGCGCCGATGGAGCGATTGACACGTCTATCCTCCTCATGGATTGCCACAGCTTCCTGAAGCATTCGATCAGATGAGACGCCCGAACGGACTAATGCGTCCATACGATCCAATACCCATCGGAGGTTCACCGCCGTCGGTCGGGTCGCCATAAGACGATCCCGTGCACGGAAGAGATCCTCTCCCGCCATAGCAGCAAGGGCCATCCCATAGGCAGCGGCAACGCCGATGGCAGGGGCTCCTCGAACCGCCATGGACCGAATCGCCTCGGCCACATCCTGGCAGGAACGACAGAGGATCCGGGACACATTCCAAGGGAGCCGGCGCTGATCGAGAATGGACAGCTCACCGGAACACCATATCATCGTCTCAGGAACCATAGGCCCTCCCCTCTCTTGGCTCAACGGTATCCACAACACACAGAGCCGTTCCGTCGGAGAAGCCCAGAGACAGACGAGCTCCGGGCTCAAGGTCGGCGGTTCTGATCACGGGCTTCCCCTCGTTGTCCTGACAGGCGACATAGCCCCGTCCCAGAACGGCCAAGGGAGACAGCCCGTCCAGAACGGCGGAGAAGCGGCTCAGCTCCGATGCAGCCAACTCCACAGTCCGACGAGCGCCAGAGAGAAGCAGCTGGGCCATATGGTCGACCTTTTGACGGTCAGTGTCAATTCGTCTCTCCACGATTTGAGGCATAGCAGAAGCCGTTCGAGCCAGCCGTTGGGCCGCCATCGTCACATCTTCCTCCAGGACTCGTTTGAGACGAGCAGCTTTCTGATCCAGCAAGAACGTGACGGCAAGTCGATCAGGACTGATGAGTTCCGCCGCCTCCGATGGAGTGGCAGCTCGACGATCGGCGACCATGTCCGACAAGGTCTCGTCGATCTCATGGCCGACACCGACCACCACGGGTACAGGACAACGCGCAATAGCCCGAATCACATCTTCCTGATCGAAAGGGTTCAGGTCGCCTCGACTGCCTCCCCCTCGAACCAGGAGCACTCCGTCGACATCAGATATCAGGACCTGTTCCAAAGCCCGAACGATCTCGTCGGGCGCCTCGGCCCCTTGAACCAGAGCGGGGATAAGCACCAGTTCAACCCAGGGGCAGCGGGAACTCATGACAGCAGCAACATCTCGAAGGGCAGCCCCAGTCATAGAGGTCACGCAGGCGATCTTCTCCGGAAAAGCAGGAAGGGCCCTCTTTCTTTTCGGGTCAAATAACCCATCATCCATGAGCTTCTGCCTGAGCTCCTCCCTGGCTCGGGATGCTGCTCCCTGTCCCAGAGGGAAAAGGCGCCGAGCGTACAGTTGATAGATACCCCGCTGAGGGTATGTCGAAACCCGACCGCCGACAACCACATGATCGCCGGGACGAGGCCAGCGGATCACGTTTGAGGCATCCGAACGAAAGAGCACCCCGGCGATTCTGCTCTCTCGACCAGCTAAGGTGAAATAACAGTGACCGCTGGTATGATGCTTCAACTCGACGATCTCGCCTTGAACAGCCACCTTGGACATCCCAAGACAGGACTCAACGGCCTTTTTGATCCTCTTGGACAGACCGTCGACGTCCAGGATGCCTGACTCAGGTGTGCTCATGAAAAACCTCAGGTAAAGTGCGGAGGATCTTGCCCAGAACCCCGTTGACGAACCGTCCCGATTCGTCCGTCCCGAAAGACTTCGCCAGCTCGACCGC from the Dethiosulfovibrio peptidovorans genome contains:
- the mtnA gene encoding S-methyl-5-thioribose-1-phosphate isomerase translates to MVPETMIWCSGELSILDQRRLPWNVSRILCRSCQDVAEAIRSMAVRGAPAIGVAAAYGMALAAMAGEDLFRARDRLMATRPTAVNLRWVLDRMDALVRSGVSSDRMLQEAVAIHEEDRRVNRSIGAHGESLISDGATVITHCNAGAIATAGWGTALGVLRSCAEAGKNITIYADETRPRFQGGLTAWELMEDGFDVTVITDGMAAWLMRTREIHAVIVGADRIAANGDTANKIGTYSLSLVAKAHEVPFYVAAPLSTMDLSLPSGETIPIEERSGEEIRRPWGHSMLPSSVSVWNPGFDVTPAGNITAIVTEAGVLRPPYEDSIATCITGNV
- the xseA gene encoding exodeoxyribonuclease VII large subunit, which gives rise to MSTPESGILDVDGLSKRIKKAVESCLGMSKVAVQGEIVELKHHTSGHCYFTLAGRESRIAGVLFRSDASNVIRWPRPGDHVVVGGRVSTYPQRGIYQLYARRLFPLGQGAASRAREELRQKLMDDGLFDPKRKRALPAFPEKIACVTSMTGAALRDVAAVMSSRCPWVELVLIPALVQGAEAPDEIVRALEQVLISDVDGVLLVRGGGSRGDLNPFDQEDVIRAIARCPVPVVVGVGHEIDETLSDMVADRRAATPSEAAELISPDRLAVTFLLDQKAARLKRVLEEDVTMAAQRLARTASAMPQIVERRIDTDRQKVDHMAQLLLSGARRTVELAASELSRFSAVLDGLSPLAVLGRGYVACQDNEGKPVIRTADLEPGARLSLGFSDGTALCVVDTVEPREGRAYGS